One window from the genome of Mumia sp. ZJ1417 encodes:
- a CDS encoding endo alpha-1,4 polygalactosaminidase has translation MSVFTTFRARSLTAATVILIALGLLLSLVVAPVQAAPEPKPLPTGVHVDYQLGGIRSVPSSVGIVVRDRKAKPLAGRYNICYVNAFQTQKSERKSWRHKRWHLVLKRNGKAVKDTEWNEWLLDIRTGAKRAKLAKVMRTWMKGCARAGYDAVELDNLDSFLRSRGLLSRKQAVAYAKRLVKSAHAVGLAVGQKNFAELNGKKIGFDFAIAEQCGQWRECAAYVRSYGRRVIAVEYRRKDFRWTCTRYGAMLPVVYRDHALKPKGVRTFC, from the coding sequence ATGTCAGTCTTCACGACCTTCCGGGCTCGCTCTCTCACGGCAGCCACGGTGATTCTCATCGCGCTAGGCCTGCTGCTCTCCCTCGTCGTGGCTCCTGTGCAGGCCGCGCCGGAGCCGAAGCCTCTCCCGACCGGCGTGCACGTCGACTACCAGCTCGGCGGGATCCGCAGCGTTCCCTCCAGCGTCGGCATCGTCGTACGCGACCGGAAGGCGAAGCCTCTCGCCGGCCGCTACAACATCTGCTACGTCAACGCCTTCCAGACCCAGAAAAGCGAGCGCAAGTCCTGGCGCCACAAGCGCTGGCACCTCGTGCTGAAGAGGAACGGCAAGGCCGTCAAGGACACCGAGTGGAACGAGTGGCTGCTCGACATCCGGACGGGCGCCAAGCGTGCGAAGCTCGCGAAGGTCATGCGCACCTGGATGAAGGGCTGCGCCCGTGCCGGCTACGACGCCGTCGAGCTCGACAACCTCGACTCCTTCCTTCGAAGCCGCGGCCTCCTCAGTCGCAAGCAGGCCGTCGCGTACGCGAAACGCCTCGTGAAGTCCGCACACGCCGTCGGGCTCGCCGTGGGGCAGAAGAACTTCGCCGAGCTCAACGGCAAGAAGATCGGCTTCGACTTCGCCATCGCGGAACAGTGCGGCCAGTGGCGCGAGTGCGCGGCCTACGTGCGCTCGTACGGTCGCCGGGTCATCGCCGTCGAGTATCGGCGCAAGGACTTCCGGTGGACCTGCACGCGCTACGGAGCCATGCTCCCGGTCGTCTACCGCGACCACGCGCTCAAGCCCAAGGGCGTACGCACGTTCTGCTGA